A genomic region of Lachnoclostridium edouardi contains the following coding sequences:
- a CDS encoding N-acetylmuramoyl-L-alanine amidase family protein produces the protein MTHKRPVVLAACAGLIGMMTIAPAFSAYADWKKDGSSWVYIDDDGSIHKGWIRTTDNIYYYMDLQTGRMSTGWQKINDTWYYFNASGQMQTGWAMVDGKYYYLQDNGAMKTGWIHVNGTSTYYYLKADGAMATGWRNMDNGWYYFKESDGTCVFGWREINGKWYYFGQDGKMLTGWQQIDGNYYYLNTDGSMATGWLKDSNGNRYYMDTSSGVMSHNWKQIDGYWYYFNNAGHMQTGWQLIDNNYFYLDPSSGKMAANTTLNIDGVNYTFASNGVYTSGSSGTPGNVNSNNPGSSSNNSSNTSPGGSSSDNVITAPPSSSSNNSGSPSGSSNNSGSSSSGVITGAPGSSNGSSNSPSSSDYWSPSSKKPSGGDLEEGLTSGPN, from the coding sequence ATGACACACAAACGACCTGTTGTTTTGGCTGCCTGCGCCGGGTTAATCGGTATGATGACCATTGCTCCGGCTTTTTCTGCTTATGCTGACTGGAAAAAGGATGGCTCCTCCTGGGTCTATATAGACGATGACGGTTCTATTCATAAGGGCTGGATTCGCACTACTGACAATATTTACTATTACATGGACCTGCAGACAGGACGTATGTCCACTGGATGGCAAAAAATCAATGATACCTGGTACTACTTTAATGCATCTGGTCAGATGCAGACAGGATGGGCTATGGTTGACGGAAAGTATTATTATCTTCAGGATAACGGCGCCATGAAGACGGGATGGATTCATGTAAATGGAACAAGTACCTATTATTATTTAAAAGCTGACGGCGCTATGGCTACCGGATGGCGCAATATGGATAATGGGTGGTATTATTTTAAGGAAAGTGACGGAACCTGCGTATTTGGCTGGAGGGAAATCAACGGGAAGTGGTATTATTTCGGCCAAGACGGAAAAATGCTTACAGGATGGCAGCAGATTGATGGAAATTACTACTATCTTAACACAGACGGTTCTATGGCTACTGGATGGCTAAAGGACAGTAACGGAAATCGCTATTATATGGATACTTCCAGCGGCGTTATGTCCCACAATTGGAAACAGATTGACGGATATTGGTATTATTTTAATAATGCAGGACATATGCAGACAGGATGGCAGTTAATTGATAATAACTATTTCTATTTAGATCCTTCATCAGGAAAGATGGCTGCAAACACCACCTTAAATATTGACGGTGTTAATTATACCTTTGCTTCAAACGGGGTTTATACTTCAGGCTCCTCCGGAACTCCTGGCAATGTGAATTCTAATAATCCAGGCAGTTCCTCCAATAATTCTTCCAATACCAGCCCGGGGGGAAGCAGCTCAGATAATGTAATTACCGCCCCTCCCAGCAGTTCTTCCAATAATTCCGGAAGTCCCAGCGGAAGCAGCAATAATTCTGGAAGTTCCTCTTCAGGCGTAATTACAGGGGCCCCTGGAAGTTCCAACGGCTCCAGCAACTCCCCTTCCTCCTCCGATTATTGGAGTCCGTCCAGCAAAAAGCCTAGCGGCGGAGATTTAGAAGAAGGGCTGACATCTGGTCCTAATTAA
- a CDS encoding sugar phosphate nucleotidyltransferase, with amino-acid sequence MDRYGLICRNIMEKPDITQRELAKALNVSLGTVNHLMKECISNGLLAPDQQNSGCHVLMPAGEEYMKPYKVDGAIILAAGFGSRFVPLTFEMPKGLLEVFGERMIERQIKQLHEAGVYDITIVVGYLKEKFEYLIDKYQVKLLYNPEYSSKNTLTTVYRARHLLKGRNMYLLSSDNWLRENMFHAYECSAWYALSHTDGETSEWCVGFNKKGKITNVHVGGCDTWFMYGPVFFSADFSDHYIPVLEAYYETPGTEQFYWEHVYMDIVNGTVKKTLNRYNKHFKDLSSKALEITDDLLNRAVMYANCQPDNQIYEFENLEELRLFDPRYQTHSDNKALELVAEVFHVEESAIKNICCLKSGMTNKSFLFNINNEKYICRIPGPGTELLINRRQEANVYKAAEALGITEQIIYFNGENGYKIAKYYEGSRTANSNSWEDMKSCMELLKSFHEAGLQTEHSFDIWERIHFYETLCKSRGSILFEDYKDVYNHMQEMMDWLNSLNRPKILSHIDSNADNFLILPDGQIRLIDWEYAGMCDPLIDISMCAIYSYYNTEQLEKLMQLYFKREPSLEERLVIYSYMALGGFLWSLWAVYKSTLGEEFGEYTLIMYRYAKDYYGKFHADLSKL; translated from the coding sequence ATGGACCGTTATGGACTGATTTGCCGCAATATAATGGAGAAACCAGATATTACACAAAGAGAGCTGGCAAAGGCTTTAAATGTTTCTTTAGGTACTGTAAATCATTTAATGAAAGAATGTATTTCTAATGGACTGTTGGCTCCGGATCAGCAGAATTCAGGATGTCATGTTCTCATGCCTGCAGGAGAGGAATATATGAAGCCTTATAAAGTAGACGGTGCGATAATTTTAGCTGCCGGTTTTGGTTCCCGTTTTGTTCCTCTTACTTTTGAGATGCCTAAAGGGCTTTTAGAGGTTTTTGGGGAAAGAATGATTGAGCGTCAGATTAAACAGCTGCATGAAGCAGGAGTTTATGATATTACTATTGTGGTCGGTTATTTAAAAGAGAAATTTGAATACTTAATTGATAAATACCAGGTTAAGCTTCTATATAATCCTGAATATTCATCTAAAAATACATTGACTACTGTGTATCGTGCCAGGCATCTATTAAAAGGAAGGAATATGTATCTTTTGTCTTCTGATAACTGGTTAAGAGAAAATATGTTTCACGCTTATGAGTGCAGCGCCTGGTACGCACTGAGCCATACTGATGGAGAAACTTCTGAGTGGTGCGTAGGTTTTAATAAGAAGGGAAAGATCACCAATGTTCATGTAGGAGGCTGCGACACATGGTTTATGTATGGCCCTGTTTTCTTTTCTGCTGATTTTTCTGATCATTATATTCCCGTTTTGGAAGCTTATTATGAAACTCCCGGAACAGAGCAATTTTACTGGGAACATGTATACATGGATATTGTAAATGGAACTGTGAAAAAAACATTAAATCGTTATAATAAGCATTTTAAAGATTTATCTTCAAAAGCCTTGGAGATTACAGATGATCTTTTGAATCGTGCTGTTATGTACGCTAACTGCCAACCTGACAATCAAATTTATGAATTTGAAAACCTGGAGGAACTGCGGCTTTTTGATCCCAGATACCAGACGCACTCTGATAATAAAGCCTTAGAGCTGGTGGCTGAAGTTTTCCATGTGGAGGAATCGGCAATTAAAAATATTTGCTGTTTAAAGTCTGGAATGACGAATAAATCCTTCCTATTTAATATTAATAATGAAAAATACATTTGCCGAATCCCTGGGCCTGGAACAGAACTGCTTATAAACCGCCGCCAGGAGGCAAATGTTTATAAAGCGGCAGAGGCTTTAGGTATAACAGAACAGATTATTTATTTTAATGGGGAAAATGGATATAAGATTGCCAAATATTATGAGGGGTCCCGCACTGCAAATTCTAACAGCTGGGAGGATATGAAGTCATGTATGGAGCTTTTAAAGTCATTCCATGAGGCTGGCCTTCAAACAGAACATTCATTTGATATCTGGGAAAGAATTCATTTTTATGAGACCTTATGTAAAAGCAGAGGCAGTATTTTATTTGAGGATTACAAGGACGTGTATAATCACATGCAGGAAATGATGGACTGGCTCAACAGCTTAAACAGACCGAAAATTCTTTCCCATATAGACAGCAATGCTGATAACTTTCTAATACTGCCTGACGGGCAAATACGTCTTATTGACTGGGAATATGCAGGCATGTGCGATCCTCTGATTGATATTTCCATGTGCGCAATTTATTCCTATTATAATACAGAACAATTAGAAAAGCTGATGCAGTTGTATTTTAAAAGAGAACCTTCCTTAGAAGAACGTCTAGTTATTTATTCTTATATGGCATTAGGAGGATTCCTCTGGAGCCTGTGGGCAGTTTATAAAAGCACCTTAGGGGAAGAGTTTGGAGAATATACGCTGATTATGTACCGCTACGCTAAGGATTATTATGGAAAATTTCATGCAGATTTGTCTAAATTGTAA
- a CDS encoding cell wall-binding protein: MRKQTKLVAVLSASALLAMGASMTSFAATGWTQEDGTWYYYDRDGSRVTDEWKKSGNYWFWLDDDGEMATDMLVEDDDDYYYVDVNGVMVTNRWVAVDNEDAGDEDEPDQYWYYFQSNGKAYKGSDNSSTTKFKTINGKKYAFDDEGRMLYGWVSNDGERQTGDDDWTDAVYYLGDENDGAMSTGWRLISITDDSWDEDDDTFDEDQDRWFYFKSNGKRYENTDTDKEFVTKTINGKKYGFDDNGRMVVEWNVATTVGTQGEATYTREWSYFSSPEDGARKTKGWFKVIPDEDLDSKEYDDAEEYWYYADGNGELYANEIKTINGRKYAFNEYGRMLDSLMLVEFATTTNSSGVEVASTKDIVASYEDDDANYNFETEDDLDATIKKIIEEGDAGHMSFMYFGGEDDGAVKTGKQSIDIDGDKIDFEFNKSGSKKGQGRNEVDKSDKVAYAMGKKYKADSDNKYEVILELENGVLVSLTTEEYVNLITGEPEITYKSNGDEDNKYYLGKDGQTKPTVYDGQDIENTWVVNTSGSLVKTKSKCKDGDDYIIKVDNYVVKEIYEELD, translated from the coding sequence ATGAGAAAGCAGACAAAATTAGTTGCAGTATTATCTGCATCAGCTCTGTTAGCAATGGGCGCTTCCATGACATCTTTCGCAGCAACTGGCTGGACACAGGAAGATGGCACATGGTATTACTATGACAGAGACGGAAGCCGCGTAACAGACGAGTGGAAGAAATCAGGAAATTACTGGTTCTGGTTAGATGACGACGGAGAGATGGCTACAGATATGTTAGTAGAAGACGATGACGACTACTACTATGTAGACGTAAACGGCGTTATGGTTACTAATAGATGGGTAGCAGTAGACAATGAGGATGCTGGTGATGAAGACGAGCCAGATCAGTATTGGTACTACTTCCAGTCAAATGGTAAAGCTTACAAGGGAAGCGATAATTCTTCTACAACAAAGTTCAAAACCATCAACGGCAAGAAATATGCATTTGATGATGAAGGACGTATGCTTTACGGCTGGGTAAGCAATGACGGCGAGAGACAGACAGGTGACGACGATTGGACAGATGCTGTATACTACTTAGGTGATGAGAATGACGGTGCTATGTCTACAGGCTGGAGACTGATCAGCATCACAGATGACAGCTGGGATGAAGACGACGATACATTTGATGAGGATCAGGATCGTTGGTTCTACTTCAAGTCCAATGGTAAGAGATATGAGAATACAGACACAGATAAAGAGTTTGTTACAAAGACAATCAACGGCAAGAAATACGGTTTTGATGATAACGGTCGTATGGTAGTTGAGTGGAACGTTGCAACTACTGTAGGAACACAGGGTGAAGCAACATACACAAGAGAGTGGTCATACTTCTCATCTCCAGAAGATGGAGCTCGTAAGACAAAAGGCTGGTTCAAGGTAATCCCAGATGAGGATCTGGATTCTAAGGAATATGATGATGCAGAAGAGTACTGGTACTATGCAGATGGCAACGGCGAGCTGTATGCTAACGAGATTAAGACAATCAATGGCAGAAAGTATGCGTTCAACGAGTATGGCCGTATGCTGGATAGCTTAATGCTGGTTGAGTTTGCTACAACTACAAACAGCAGCGGTGTTGAGGTTGCCAGCACAAAAGATATCGTAGCTTCTTATGAAGATGACGATGCTAACTACAACTTTGAGACAGAAGATGATCTGGATGCAACAATTAAGAAGATCATTGAAGAAGGTGATGCTGGGCATATGAGCTTCATGTACTTCGGAGGTGAAGATGATGGAGCTGTAAAGACAGGCAAACAGTCTATCGACATTGATGGCGACAAGATTGACTTCGAGTTCAATAAGAGCGGAAGCAAGAAGGGTCAGGGTAGAAACGAAGTAGATAAGTCTGACAAAGTTGCTTATGCAATGGGTAAGAAATACAAAGCAGATTCTGACAACAAGTATGAGGTCATCTTAGAACTGGAGAATGGTGTTCTTGTATCCTTAACAACTGAAGAATATGTAAATTTGATTACTGGTGAGCCAGAAATAACTTACAAATCAAATGGTGATGAAGATAATAAGTACTACCTCGGTAAAGATGGTCAGACAAAGCCAACAGTATATGATGGTCAGGATATTGAAAATACTTGGGTAGTAAATACATCTGGAAGCCTTGTTAAGACAAAGAGCAAATGCAAAGATGGCGATGACTACATTATCAAAGTTGATAACTATGTAGTTAAAGAAATCTACGAAGAGTTAGACTAA
- a CDS encoding cell wall-binding protein, with translation MRKQTKLVAVLSASALLAMGASMTSFAATGWTQEDGTWYYYDRDGSRVTDEWKKSGNYWFWLDDDGAMATDMLVEDDDDYYYVDVNGVMVTNRWVAVDNEDAGDDYEPDQYWYYFGSNGKAFQGNDNNSSPRFKTINGKRYAFDEDGKMLYGWVSSDGERQTDDDGWKGVDGMYYLGDENDGALKTGWQEITVLDEDWTDDNPYDENFDDEQTRWFYFKSNGKKYYNNSTDPNYITKTINGKKYGFDDNGRMVVEWNVNTTSAVDGVNTATGSITREWAYFSSPEDGARKTKGWYKVTPDHDLDASKYNDAEEFWYYSDGSGDVVANEVKTIKGKKYLFDQYGRMQDGLQLVQFESGSNKDVAMVYDDDDATLPIDTEDNFDATVRTLMAQADEAGDYAVMYFGDEDDGSMKTGKQTVYIDGDKFTFSFNKSGVAKGHGECDVDKKDKVAYAMGKQYKADSDNKYEVIIRKENGSGYTLESMSVKDFLDSSYVTSSGQLVYKDKDAEKEKYMVYYDKDTDLSGYVGQNTAYTSATNNVDNTVSLPQGVDAYVVNTSGKIIEKKSKCKDGDDIILDVSNWEIKAIYEELD, from the coding sequence ATGAGAAAGCAGACAAAATTAGTTGCAGTATTATCTGCATCAGCTCTGTTAGCAATGGGCGCTTCCATGACATCTTTCGCAGCAACTGGCTGGACACAGGAAGATGGCACATGGTATTACTATGACAGAGACGGAAGCCGCGTAACAGACGAGTGGAAGAAATCAGGAAATTACTGGTTCTGGTTAGATGACGACGGAGCTATGGCTACAGATATGTTAGTAGAAGACGATGACGACTACTACTATGTAGACGTAAACGGCGTTATGGTTACTAATAGATGGGTAGCAGTAGACAATGAGGATGCTGGCGATGATTATGAGCCAGATCAGTATTGGTACTACTTTGGCTCCAACGGTAAAGCATTCCAGGGAAATGACAACAATTCTTCCCCAAGATTCAAAACCATCAACGGCAAAAGATATGCTTTTGATGAGGATGGAAAAATGCTTTACGGCTGGGTATCTTCCGACGGAGAGCGTCAGACAGATGACGACGGCTGGAAGGGCGTAGATGGTATGTACTATCTGGGCGATGAGAACGACGGTGCCTTAAAGACTGGTTGGCAGGAAATTACAGTTTTAGATGAAGACTGGACAGATGACAACCCATACGATGAGAACTTTGATGACGAGCAGACTCGTTGGTTCTACTTCAAGTCCAATGGTAAAAAATACTACAACAACAGTACAGATCCAAACTATATTACAAAGACAATCAACGGCAAAAAATATGGTTTCGACGATAACGGTCGTATGGTAGTTGAATGGAATGTAAATACAACATCAGCTGTAGACGGTGTAAATACAGCTACTGGCTCTATTACAAGAGAGTGGGCATACTTCTCATCTCCAGAAGATGGCGCCCGCAAGACAAAAGGCTGGTATAAAGTAACTCCAGATCACGACTTAGATGCTTCCAAATACAATGATGCAGAAGAGTTCTGGTATTACTCTGACGGAAGCGGCGATGTAGTTGCTAACGAAGTTAAGACAATTAAGGGCAAAAAGTACTTATTTGACCAGTACGGCAGAATGCAGGATGGATTACAGTTAGTTCAGTTTGAGAGCGGCAGCAATAAGGATGTAGCAATGGTATATGATGATGACGATGCTACACTGCCAATCGACACAGAAGATAATTTCGATGCTACTGTAAGAACTCTGATGGCTCAGGCTGATGAAGCTGGAGACTATGCTGTTATGTACTTTGGCGACGAAGATGACGGTTCCATGAAGACTGGCAAGCAGACTGTATATATTGACGGCGATAAATTTACATTCTCCTTCAACAAGTCTGGCGTAGCTAAGGGACACGGCGAGTGCGATGTTGACAAGAAAGACAAAGTTGCATATGCAATGGGTAAACAGTATAAGGCAGATTCTGATAATAAGTATGAAGTAATTATCAGAAAAGAAAATGGTAGCGGTTATACACTGGAAAGCATGAGTGTAAAAGACTTCCTTGATTCTAGCTATGTGACAAGTTCAGGTCAGTTAGTATACAAAGATAAAGATGCTGAAAAAGAAAAATATATGGTATACTATGATAAAGATACAGATCTGAGCGGATATGTTGGCCAGAATACAGCTTACACTAGCGCTACAAACAATGTAGACAATACTGTATCTCTTCCACAAGGTGTAGACGCATATGTAGTAAATACTTCTGGTAAGATTATCGAGAAGAAGAGCAAATGTAAAGACGGCGATGACATTATCCTGGATGTATCCAATTGGGAAATCAAAGCTATCTACGAAGAATTAGACTAA
- a CDS encoding TetR/AcrR family transcriptional regulator: MPTQRFFHLKEEKKNIIKQAAMEECARVPYADISINKIIKAADISRGSFYTYFEDKDDLIQYLLQDFCDACKRYILDQIEKADGDVVEAAERMTLDMIRHGKDQPNSQIYRNLLLNVGTVTNMKTFGFGGFLHQNEEYLKFVEECYKRHNPEKCKVRDEQQMGCVMELLISLALKYTAIYHMAAVKPKEVEEIVHEQLKIIRRGLCE; the protein is encoded by the coding sequence ATGCCTACACAAAGATTTTTTCATTTAAAAGAAGAAAAGAAAAATATTATCAAACAAGCGGCCATGGAAGAATGTGCAAGAGTTCCTTACGCGGACATATCTATTAATAAAATTATAAAGGCTGCAGATATATCAAGAGGCAGCTTTTATACATATTTTGAGGATAAGGATGATTTAATCCAGTATCTTCTGCAGGATTTCTGCGATGCCTGCAAAAGATATATTTTAGACCAAATTGAAAAGGCTGATGGAGATGTGGTGGAAGCTGCAGAAAGAATGACCCTGGATATGATTCGTCATGGAAAGGATCAGCCAAATTCTCAAATATACAGAAACCTGCTGTTAAATGTGGGGACAGTGACAAATATGAAAACATTTGGCTTTGGTGGATTTCTTCACCAAAATGAAGAATATTTGAAATTTGTAGAAGAATGTTATAAGCGTCATAATCCTGAAAAATGCAAAGTAAGAGATGAGCAGCAGATGGGGTGTGTAATGGAGTTATTAATATCATTAGCTCTAAAATATACTGCAATATATCATATGGCTGCTGTAAAGCCTAAAGAAGTGGAAGAGATTGTGCATGAGCAATTAAAAATAATACGGCGTGGGCTGTGTGAGTAA
- a CDS encoding efflux RND transporter periplasmic adaptor subunit: MKKAGKIIIGLVVVAIAAGGAYMKMNHKEEVVKEDVRPAIEVGLPEVKDITLYTDVIGTIEPSETVTVTPKMSGEALEVLFEAGEYVQEGQILCRIDSDALTALKIQVDSAQVSMNDANTNLQRMQVLFAGGTISQQQLEQAQSAATAARLQYEAAKNQYDLQVKYTTVTAPISGVIESRNIDPHDMLSPSVPVCVISVKDQIMINFSVPERVMKNLQTGMEVTLDKYGTTYMGTITEIASAVNEGSGLYEIKAGVENGSALSTGSKAKVTIMKDQVKNVLTVPLRCVSYDDGNPYIYIYDNGIAKRVDIESGLYDTEYMEVKSGITNDSQVIVTWSNELTDGVEVLKTDTSTAESGAAETGASESGAENNETADAE; this comes from the coding sequence ATGAAAAAAGCAGGAAAAATCATCATCGGCCTTGTAGTGGTAGCAATAGCTGCAGGCGGGGCTTATATGAAGATGAATCACAAAGAGGAAGTTGTAAAAGAGGATGTAAGGCCGGCTATTGAAGTTGGACTGCCAGAAGTAAAGGATATTACATTATATACCGATGTAATTGGAACAATAGAGCCTTCGGAGACAGTAACAGTAACTCCTAAGATGAGTGGAGAAGCTTTAGAGGTATTGTTTGAAGCTGGAGAGTATGTGCAGGAGGGTCAGATTCTCTGCAGAATAGACTCAGATGCGTTGACAGCTTTGAAAATTCAGGTAGATAGCGCTCAGGTATCTATGAATGACGCTAATACCAACCTCCAGAGAATGCAGGTGCTATTTGCAGGAGGAACTATTTCCCAGCAACAGCTGGAGCAGGCCCAAAGCGCGGCTACAGCCGCAAGACTTCAATATGAAGCGGCAAAAAACCAGTATGATCTTCAGGTGAAATATACGACAGTTACAGCGCCTATAAGCGGAGTGATTGAATCCAGAAATATTGATCCTCACGATATGCTGTCGCCGTCAGTGCCGGTTTGCGTTATCTCTGTAAAAGATCAGATTATGATAAATTTCAGTGTACCGGAAAGAGTTATGAAAAACCTTCAGACAGGTATGGAAGTAACTTTAGATAAATATGGAACTACATATATGGGAACTATTACTGAAATTGCATCAGCGGTAAATGAAGGCAGCGGCTTATATGAAATTAAGGCAGGAGTCGAAAACGGAAGCGCCTTGTCTACTGGTTCCAAAGCAAAGGTAACGATTATGAAAGATCAGGTGAAAAATGTGCTGACTGTTCCTCTGCGATGCGTATCTTATGATGACGGAAATCCATATATTTATATTTACGATAACGGCATTGCCAAAAGAGTAGATATTGAAAGTGGCCTTTATGATACAGAATACATGGAGGTAAAATCTGGAATCACTAATGACAGCCAGGTAATTGTCACATGGAGCAATGAACTTACGGATGGCGTAGAGGTATTGAAAACTGATACCAGCACAGCAGAGAGCGGCGCAGCAGAAACTGGTGCGTCAGAAAGTGGTGCAGAAAACAACGAAACAGCAGACGCTGAATAA